In Elephas maximus indicus isolate mEleMax1 chromosome 4, mEleMax1 primary haplotype, whole genome shotgun sequence, a genomic segment contains:
- the DUSP6 gene encoding dual specificity protein phosphatase 6 has product MIDTLRPVPFASEMAISKTVAWLNEQLELGNERLLLMDCRPQELYESSHIESAINVAIPGIMLRRLQKGNLPVRALFTRSEDRDRFTRRCGTDTVVLYDESSSDWNENTGGESVLGLLLKKLKDEGCRAFYLEGGFSKFQAEFALHCETNLDGSCSSSSPPLPVLGLGGLRISSDSSSDIESDLDRDPNSATDSDGSPLSNSQPSFPVEILPFLYLGCAKDSTNLDVLEEFGIKYILNVTPNLPNLFENAGEFKYKQIPISDHWSQNLSQFFPEAISFIDEARGKNCGVLVHCLAGISRSVTVTVAYLMQKLNLSMNDAYDIVKMKKSNISPNFNFMGQLLDFERTLGLSSPCDNRVPAQQLYFTTPSNQNVYQVDSLQST; this is encoded by the exons ATGATAGATACGCTCAGACCCGTGCCCTTCGCGTCGGAAATGGCGATCAGCAAGACGGTGGCGTGGCTCAACGAGCAGCTGGAGCTGGGCAACGAGCGGTTGCTGCTGATGGACTGCCGGCCGCAAGAGCTGTACGAGTCGTCTCACATCGAGTCGGCCATCAACGTGGCCATCCCGGGCATCATGCTGCGGCGCCTGCAGAAGGGCAACCTGCCGGTGCGCGCGCTCTTCACGCGCAGCGAGGACCGGGACCGCTTTACCCGGCGCTGCGGCACTGACACGGTGGTGCTCTACGACGAAAGCAGCAGCGACTGGAACGAGAACACGGGTGGCGAGTCGGTGCTCGGGCTACTGCTCAAGAAACTCAAGGACGAGGGCTGTCGGGCCTTCTACCTGGAAG GTGGCTTCAGTAAGTTCCAAGCCGAGTTCGCCCTGCACTGCGAGACCAATCTAGACGGCTCGTGTAGCAGTAGCTCACCGCCCTTGCCAGTGCTGGGACTCGGGGGTCTGCGGATCAGCTCCGACTCCTCCTCCGACATTGAATCTGACCTTGACCGAGACCCCAATAGTGCCACGGACTCGGATGGCAGCCCGCTGTCCAACAGTCAGCCTTCCTTTCCGGTGGAGATCTTGCCCTTCCTCTACCTGGGCTGTGCCAAGGACTCCACCAACCTGGACGTGTTGGAGGAGTTTGGCATCAAGTACATCTTGAACGTCACTCCCAATTTGCCGAATCTCTTTGAGAACGCAGGAGAGTTTAAATACAAACAGATCCCCATCTCGGATCACTGGAGCCAAAACCTGTCCCAGTTTTTCCCTGAGGCCATTTCTTTCATAG ATGAAGCGCGGGGCAAAAACTGTGGCGTCTTGGTGCATTGCCTGGCTGGCATCAGCCGCTCGGTCACCGTGACTGTGGCTTACCTTATGCAGAAGCTCAATCTGTCGATGAACGACGCTTATGACATTGTCAAGATGAAGAAATCCAACATCTCCCCCAACTTCAACTTCATGGGCCAGTTGCTGGACTTCGAGAGGACGCTGGGACTGAGCAGCCCCTGTGACAACCGAGTCCCGGCACAGCAGCTGTATTTCACCACACCCTCCAACCAGAATGTCTACCAGGTGGACTCCCTGCAATCCACGTGA
- the LOC126076469 gene encoding uncharacterized protein LOC126076469, with protein MGVELRAKAGCLPDAPRGRHRPSAPREPAAPGAGFDSASPFPSRGLSLRTTLREAAPQWIQTASVSMDTFSESANERAAEGAVAVGTGRLEQEFPLRISPSANKLQQRAPQEEGERKGGGGGGGAGHINQGTSVVSCFLLLRVHTSRRNFCAQMVQLEDTKALVRDAYVREVALGKLKLTFSLQIHSGPKRLFWGPKSPPFRHPSHTGGSRSLIISGQRARLPTEEPVWWDCLGKVREGALGQAGVLAISKVGRKSCRKACRLRGLSWRTGRLVTIDKDSCPRGASLHPAGCSLHPAWHCPPLWPGPPSLRKLQHPPPPAPGTRGAPAALARCAPCRCPLYHLPARQAPGVARSPGPVRRPRAGLWLPCGLGRGGGSKRSADLDSLAPEVGGESRGRYLRLYQASRIGAKATVMD; from the exons ATGGGGGTCGAGCTGCGGGCGAAGGCGGGGTGCCTACCAGACGCCCCTCGGGGCAGGCATAGGCCGAGCGCGCCGCGCGAGCCCGCCGCTCCCGGAGCAGGGTTTGATTCCGCTTCGCCTTTCCCAAGCCGAG GTCTCAGCCTTCGCACAACCCTGCGCGAGGCTGCTCCTCAATGGATACAAACAGCGAGCGTCTCAATGGATACATTCTCGGAGTCAGCCAATGAGCGAGCTGCGGAAGGGGCTGTTGCCGTGGGGACGGGCCGGCTGGAACAG GAATTTCCGCTCCGGATAAGCCCCAGTGCAAACaagctgcaacagcgggctccgcaggaggaaggagaaagaaaaggaggcggTGGCGGAGGAGGAGCAGGGCACATAAACCAGGGCACTTCAGTTGTCTCATGTTTCCTTTTGTTGAGAGTTCACACTTCGCGTCGGAACTTTTGCGCACAAATGGTGCAATTAGAAGACACAAAAGCCCTTGTTCGAGACGCCTATGTTCGCGAGGTAGCTTTAGGAAAACTTAAGCTGACTTTTTCCCTTCAAATTCACTCGGGCCCGA AACGACTGTTCTGGGGACCTAAATCACCGCCCTTCCGCCACCCATCGCACACGGGGGGGTCGCGCTCGTTAATCATTTCTGGTCAGCGAGCTCGGCTTCCGACTGAGGAGCCGGTCTGGTGGGACTGCCTAGGTAAGGTGCGCGAGGGCGCGCTGGGCCAAGCCGGCGTCCTCGCCATCAGCAAGGTGGGAAGGAAGTCCTGCCGAAAGGCTTGCAGGCTGCGGGGGCTCAGCTGGCGGACTGGACGACTGGTTACTATAGACAAGGACTCATGTCCCAGGGGCGCCTCACTACACCCGGCCGGCTGCAGCCTTCACCCCGCCTGGCATTGTCCCCCACTTTGGCCTGGCCCCCCTTCCCTGCGCAAGCTacagcaccccccacccccagcgccCGGCACACGCGGAGCCCCGGCCGCGCTTGCGCGCTGCGCTCCTTGCCGCTGCCCGCTGTACCACCTCCCGGCTCGGCAGGCACCGGGCGTTGCTCGATCTCCCGGACCGGTGCGGAGGCCGAGAGCCGGCCTCTGGCTTCCGTGCGGCCTGGGACGGGGTGGGGGGTCGAAAAGGAGTGCCGACTTGGACTCCCTGGCTCCCGAGGTGGGCGGGGAGTCGCGGGGAAGGTATCTACGGCTCTACCAAGCAAGCAG